CTTCTTTAATATGCTTACACTATATGTAGCTGAGGTGAATGCACACGCCCTAAACACAGTTATTGTAAGTGATCATGGGTTTGGCCCATTAGATTACATTGTTAATACAGCTAAACTTCTCAAACTTCTTAGGCTGACAAAATTCAAATTACTAAATCCATTCATAAAGCCTCATGGATTCATTAATAGGGCTAAATGGTTTCTTACTCCAAAAGCTTTTGAGAAGACTCCTTTTGAGCTTAATATAAAGCCCTATGATGTAATAGACTATGAAAACTCAGTAATTTACACCCTTCCCCATGACGAATTAATAATGGCCCTTTATATAAATAAGAAGTACTACAAAGAACGTTCTAAGCTATTAGCGTATATAGAAAATAAAATTAAAGAATTGATAGGCATACCGGCATCCCTTATAGATTTACATAGATTATATAAGGGGCCTATAAAACATTCCTTACCGGATGCCCTAGTGGTGATCCAAAATTATTCTGCCTATTTTGAATTCAAACCATATAGTAATTATCTACTTCGGAGGAGTTGTATGAGAAGGTATACCGGCATACACAGAATTAATGGAGTATTTATAGCTAGTGGCACCAATTTTAGGAGAACTAGCAATCAGAAACCTTTCAGCATAGAAATTAACTTACTTGATGTTGCTCCTCTAGTATTAAGCCTCCTAGGCATACCTATACCAAAATATATTGATGGAACTCTTCGTAACGAGTTCCTCCACGGCGAATTACCTCGACTAAACACTAAAAATATAATCAAACTTAGAAAACATTTTATAATATCTCTAATGAAATTAAAAGGACTCCTACATACTTCTTACGAATAAATAAAAGCGATCTAAGAATGAGAGTTATAAAAGTATCTGTACGGCGTAATAATCATGCCCTTACACTTAATGTTTAGTTTTGATGATGGCCTTAAAACTGATGTTGCTTTAGCCAAACTCCTTGAGAAATATGGGCTTAAAGCCACATTCTTCGTCACAGCTGGTAAGGTTGATAGAGGCTTTGTATGGCTTTCAAGAGAAGATGTTTATTGGCTTTCCGATGTTCATGAAATTGGATCCCATACTCTAAGTCATCCCAACCTCGTTAAACTTCCGGAAGGGAAGCTGATAAGAGAGCTTAGGGATTCGAAACTGTTGTTAGAACAGGTCATTGATAAGAGAATCTCAGGTTTAGCTTATCCTTATGGAATCTTTAATGAACATGTTAAGAAATATGTAATGAGGGCTGGCTATAAATATGCTAGGTCCACGAATGCTTATTGGATAGGTGTTAACGGGTTTATAGGGGATCCTTACTCCCTACGTGTTACTCTCCCACTTTACCCGTTAAAGCTTATAGGCTCTATACAAGATATCGTGAACAAACTTCGCCCCATCTTTTTCAGGGCATACCTAAGCATGCATTCTAGCGATATTAAGAGCTTTCTCACCAGCATGATTAGAAGGGGCTACCTGGATACATTTGCGTTTGTCAAAAACATAATATCTGTGTTGATTGAACAGTCTAGACGCAGTAAAACGCATTACGTGATTAGTTTATGGGGTCATTCGTGGGAGATAATGCTAGATAAAGATGCTAGGCTAAAATTTGAGGATCTTTTAGCCTTTATATCTTCTCTAAGTAGAAGTGTTGAAGTATTAACAATTAGGGAGGTTATTGAGAGAGCTAGTAAGGTGGGCTTCGAATGAGCTTGAGAGTGTTGGTGATTTATAGTGGTAGGCTGGGGATCGGTGGTGCTAACGTGTTTCTCCAAGACCTTTTAGAGGAACTCAGTAAAATAACTAAGGCACAATTCTACCTAGCAAGTATATATCTGCGGAATGGTATATTACGGCTTGAGCTAGGCGTAGCGAAAAATAGAATTTTCTACAAGTACGTGACTAAAGCTTACAGTACTCTACATGTTAACGGTCTTAATACTGCTTTGGAACGTGTTTCCAAGTTTATGGAAGTATTCGTTGAATTATTGAAGCCTAACCTGATGCTAGTGAACTCCGTCGAGCCAGTTGTTCTTGCTATAATTGAAAAGGTTATGGATAAATGCCATAAGTCATATATTATTGTTCATGATGGAGGCTTCTTCTGCCCGCTTAAACACATGTGGGATCCCATTAAAGGCAGGCCCTGTAACATGCCATGCCTAGCTCTCGAAGAGCCCCCGAAGTATTGTGTAGCAGCCGAAGTATTGCTTAAGATTGGGTACATTCAGCCACTGTTTAACCCCCTTAGGCCTAAGCTTCTAAAACCTGCTAAGAAAATCAGTGTTAGTAAAGACCTACAAGGGGTATGGGAGATAGCTAGGACCGTTCTAAAGCATTCAACCGTGATCGTCCCTTCAAAGTTTATGGCCTCCCTAATTAAACGCTTTGCTAATATAGACGCTACTATCATTAGACATGGAGCCCCAGCAGAGCTATTCGCTTTAGCCCGAGAGCCTAGGAGAGCTGGTCGTGTTAGGGTTGGGTTTATTGGAGACATCTCCCTTCACAAGGGAGTACATGTGTTGCTTGAGGCCATAGATCTTATTAGAAGACATAGGAGAGATTTAGCTCGTTCTGTAGCATTTTACATTGCTGGAAAGGTGCACAATCTAAGCAGTGTATCCGTAAAAATTATTAGCAAATATAAGCATTTATTAAGAAGACATGTTCATATCTTGGGCTTTGTTAGATCTAGAACAAGTATTTACAGGTTGCTTGATGCAGTTGTCCTCCCATCTATATGCCATGAAAATGCTCCTTTAACGGTTATTGAGGGCATTGCCTCGGGTAGGCATATTATCGCATCAAATGTTGGTGGCGTACCAGAATATTTAGGCACCTATCCAAGAGGTTTACTTGTAAAGCCAGGTGATCCATATGCTTTGGCTGAGGCATTAGAGCATGCTGTAGAGAAAGTTGTTAATGTCAAGAACCCTTCAGAAGCTCTTGATACATATAGGTATGTAAACACAATTAGCGATGTTGCCGCGAGATACGCTCACTTACTCCTGGGTGATAGATAGGATGTTGGATGAGGAGATCTCTGTAGTCGTGGTCACCTATAACTCTAGTAGTTATATCATCCCATGTCTGAAGTCTATTCTTAATTCTCGGAATACGGCCTTAAAGGAAGTAATTATTATCGACAACAATAGTGCCGATAACACCTTAGGGCTTGTTAAGAAACACTTTGGCAACGACCCCAGAGTTAAGGTCGTCAGTCTACATAGGAATATGGGTTTTCCTTACGCGTGTAATGTTGGTGTTCGGCTCGCTCGCAGCAGGTATGTTGTGTTGATGAATCCTGATGTGGTTGTTGACCCCTATTGTTTCGCTAGGCTTGCCGAGTTTTTGTCTCGGAATAGTGATGTTGTTGCTGTTCAGCCTAAGCTCCTGCACCCTGCTGGGTATATTGATGGTGTTGGCGGTGTTATGGATGTTCTCGGCCATGGCTTCCACTTGGGGATGTATGAGAAAGATACTGGGCAGTATGAGAGGCCTAGGGAAATACTTTATGCTTGTTTTGCCTGCGCTATGGTTAAGCGTGATGTATATTTAAGGCTTGGGGGAATGGATCCAAGATTTTTCCTTTACAGTGAGGACTTGGATTTTGGTTGGAGATGTTGGCTTGCTGGGTATCGTGTGATGTATGTTCCAGGTGCTATTGCTTACCATGTTGGACAACATGCTACTAAGAAATTACCGTATCATGCAATCTATTTTGGGCGGAGGAATAGATTGTACACCGTATTTACTAATTACCCTCTTTTCCTAGGCATTATTGCTTCCATTATTCTCCTAGCACTCTATATTGGACTTGGATTTTACTCTATGATTATAGTCAGAGATAAAGTGGAGGCAAGACTTGTATTAAGAATTATAGTAAAGTTTTTGAAAGATCTAAAATACTTAGTAATGAAGAGGAAACGTATAATTAGGAGGAGAAGCTTCCTGGAATTTATCAGAAAAAGCTTGATCAGTACACAACTCGTTGGTTTAAAACTCTATCTAGCCAAGCTTTATAGAAAACAGTTAGCGATGGAATAATGGTCTCTAAGCCTTTCTAATCCCTGTCATAAAACAAGTCAGTATTATGATATCATAGTTTCTCCATTGTAAGCTTATTTCTATAACATCTATTCACTAGGCCCTTGCTAACTATTCCTCTCTAAACATTTTCATTGCATGGTCTGTGTTGTAGAATTCTGTTTTAAGAATATTTTTAGCCTTACTGGTGTCTAGGCTTGAGTCTCTAGGCCTCCTCGCCATCCATTTTTTCATTTCTTTAATGTTTGTTTTTTCGATTAGGTTTTTTGGTAGGTTTAATGTTCTAGCTATTTTTAATGCGAACTCGTAGCGGTTCATTCGCTCCCCGGCTACATGTGGTGCTCCTATTGGTCTTAGATCTATGATTTCCTTTACTGTTTTTTGCTAGTAGCGTGTTTAGTGTTGACGATACATACTGGTTTAGTTAGTGCTTTGATCAATTATCTTTCAGGTTATGGGGTTTAATACCGGAATCTTTTATATGTGTCGCGTTCTTATATTATAGCGAGCTAGGTTTTGCTCTTGGTGGTAGGCTTTGCCGTTTGAGTTTAGGAGAATGGATATCCCGGATGTGGTGCTTATTATACCTAAGGTTTTTGAGGATGAGCGTGGCTTCTTTATGGAGACTTATAAGAAGCCTGACTTTGAGAGGGCTGGGATTAGGGGTAACTTTGTCCAGGATAATCATTCTAGGTCTAGATATGGTGTTTTAAGGGGGCTACACTTTCAGAGGGAGCCTTATGCTCAGGCTAAGATAGTTAGGTGTGTGAGGGGAGTTATATATGATGTTGCCGTGGATCTGCGTAGGAATTCGAAGACGTTTGGTAAATATGTTGGTGTAATTCTGTCAGAGTTTAATAAGTATATGCTCTATATTCCGAGGGGGTTTGCACATGGATTCCTAGTATTGAGTGAGGAGGCTGAGGTGATCTATAAGGTAGATAACCTATATGCACCTGAATATGAGGCTGGGTTAATATGGAATGACCCTGATGTAGGTATTAAATGGCCTATAGAAGAACCTATATTATCTGAGAAGGATAAGAAGTGGCCGACGCTACGAGAACTAGTTGAGAAAAACCTTGTCTTCTAGGTGATTGTATGAGGGTGGCTGTTATAGGTGCTTCAGGCCAGCTGGGAAGCGATATAGTATTTGTTTTAGGAGATGATGCAATACCGCTTACACACCAGGATGTAGATGTAACTGATGCTAGTAG
This is a stretch of genomic DNA from Staphylothermus hellenicus DSM 12710. It encodes these proteins:
- the rfbC gene encoding dTDP-4-dehydrorhamnose 3,5-epimerase, which encodes MPFEFRRMDIPDVVLIIPKVFEDERGFFMETYKKPDFERAGIRGNFVQDNHSRSRYGVLRGLHFQREPYAQAKIVRCVRGVIYDVAVDLRRNSKTFGKYVGVILSEFNKYMLYIPRGFAHGFLVLSEEAEVIYKVDNLYAPEYEAGLIWNDPDVGIKWPIEEPILSEKDKKWPTLRELVEKNLVF
- a CDS encoding glycosyltransferase, which encodes MSLRVLVIYSGRLGIGGANVFLQDLLEELSKITKAQFYLASIYLRNGILRLELGVAKNRIFYKYVTKAYSTLHVNGLNTALERVSKFMEVFVELLKPNLMLVNSVEPVVLAIIEKVMDKCHKSYIIVHDGGFFCPLKHMWDPIKGRPCNMPCLALEEPPKYCVAAEVLLKIGYIQPLFNPLRPKLLKPAKKISVSKDLQGVWEIARTVLKHSTVIVPSKFMASLIKRFANIDATIIRHGAPAELFALAREPRRAGRVRVGFIGDISLHKGVHVLLEAIDLIRRHRRDLARSVAFYIAGKVHNLSSVSVKIISKYKHLLRRHVHILGFVRSRTSIYRLLDAVVLPSICHENAPLTVIEGIASGRHIIASNVGGVPEYLGTYPRGLLVKPGDPYALAEALEHAVEKVVNVKNPSEALDTYRYVNTISDVAARYAHLLLGDR
- a CDS encoding alkaline phosphatase family protein, which gives rise to MNIRVAVVGIDGLSPYIAKKYFTSILNKSITATLRSITPPITAPAWISLATGLNPGKTGIIDFLNTVDLNRRMLKPVTSNVYKGLAVWDYASLAGYKVCIIDYPMLYPPYSVNGVMLSGFLSPKWLSYPESLASKMEIRVGPHWEHIYFSIDRKYNDVIIFLEELLKSFEKKIKWSLYLLDKGDWDLFIDVISHTDWLFHRCWHILDPNHKTALKIKELYEEAINAEAKRLIDYFFNMLTLYVAEVNAHALNTVIVSDHGFGPLDYIVNTAKLLKLLRLTKFKLLNPFIKPHGFINRAKWFLTPKAFEKTPFELNIKPYDVIDYENSVIYTLPHDELIMALYINKKYYKERSKLLAYIENKIKELIGIPASLIDLHRLYKGPIKHSLPDALVVIQNYSAYFEFKPYSNYLLRRSCMRRYTGIHRINGVFIASGTNFRRTSNQKPFSIEINLLDVAPLVLSLLGIPIPKYIDGTLRNEFLHGELPRLNTKNIIKLRKHFIISLMKLKGLLHTSYE
- a CDS encoding glycosyltransferase family 2 protein, giving the protein MLDEEISVVVVTYNSSSYIIPCLKSILNSRNTALKEVIIIDNNSADNTLGLVKKHFGNDPRVKVVSLHRNMGFPYACNVGVRLARSRYVVLMNPDVVVDPYCFARLAEFLSRNSDVVAVQPKLLHPAGYIDGVGGVMDVLGHGFHLGMYEKDTGQYERPREILYACFACAMVKRDVYLRLGGMDPRFFLYSEDLDFGWRCWLAGYRVMYVPGAIAYHVGQHATKKLPYHAIYFGRRNRLYTVFTNYPLFLGIIASIILLALYIGLGFYSMIIVRDKVEARLVLRIIVKFLKDLKYLVMKRKRIIRRRSFLEFIRKSLISTQLVGLKLYLAKLYRKQLAME
- a CDS encoding sugar nucleotide-binding protein is translated as MNRYEFALKIARTLNLPKNLIEKTNIKEMKKWMARRPRDSSLDTSKAKNILKTEFYNTDHAMKMFREE
- a CDS encoding polysaccharide deacetylase family protein; protein product: MPLHLMFSFDDGLKTDVALAKLLEKYGLKATFFVTAGKVDRGFVWLSREDVYWLSDVHEIGSHTLSHPNLVKLPEGKLIRELRDSKLLLEQVIDKRISGLAYPYGIFNEHVKKYVMRAGYKYARSTNAYWIGVNGFIGDPYSLRVTLPLYPLKLIGSIQDIVNKLRPIFFRAYLSMHSSDIKSFLTSMIRRGYLDTFAFVKNIISVLIEQSRRSKTHYVISLWGHSWEIMLDKDARLKFEDLLAFISSLSRSVEVLTIREVIERASKVGFE